One Pseudonocardia sediminis DNA window includes the following coding sequences:
- a CDS encoding response regulator transcription factor, translating to MRVIVVEDEHAMADAVARGLRRDGMAVDVAYDGDSGSEKLSFTRYDVAVLDRDLPGRSGDELCDEVLAAGGTTRVLMLTASATLADKVEGLSRGADDYLAKPFDFPELVARVRALGRRASPAVPPTLVAGDVRLDPAKRTVHRSGTPVELTRKEFGVLEVLLGAGGAVVSSEELLERVWDENADPFTTTVRVTVMTLRKKLGDPGVIETVVGAGYRVPDAG from the coding sequence ATGCGGGTCATCGTGGTGGAGGACGAGCACGCGATGGCCGACGCCGTCGCCCGCGGGCTGCGCCGGGACGGGATGGCCGTCGACGTCGCCTACGACGGTGACTCCGGTTCGGAGAAGCTGTCGTTCACCCGCTACGACGTCGCGGTGCTCGACCGGGACCTCCCGGGGCGCTCCGGCGACGAGCTGTGCGACGAGGTGCTCGCCGCGGGCGGCACCACGCGGGTGCTGATGCTGACCGCGAGCGCGACCCTGGCCGACAAGGTCGAGGGGCTCTCCCGCGGCGCCGACGACTACCTGGCCAAGCCGTTCGACTTCCCGGAGCTGGTCGCGCGCGTCCGGGCCCTGGGCCGCCGGGCGAGCCCGGCCGTCCCGCCGACGCTGGTCGCCGGGGACGTCCGGCTGGACCCGGCGAAGCGCACCGTGCACCGCTCGGGGACGCCGGTGGAGCTGACCCGCAAGGAGTTCGGCGTGCTGGAGGTGCTGCTCGGCGCGGGCGGTGCCGTCGTCAGCAGCGAGGAGCTGCTCGAGCGGGTGTGGGACGAGAACGCCGATCCCTTCACCACCACCGTGCGGGTCACCGTGATGACACTGCGCAAGAAGCTGGGC